In the genome of Apodemus sylvaticus chromosome 2, mApoSyl1.1, whole genome shotgun sequence, one region contains:
- the LOC127678769 gene encoding 60S ribosomal protein L18a-like: MKASSTLREYKVVGRCLPTPKCHTPPLYRMRIFAPNHVVAKFRFWYFVSQLKKMKKSSGEIVYCGQVFEKSPLHVKNFGIWLRYDSRSGTHNMNREYRDLTTAGAVTQCYRDMGARHRARAHSIQIMKVEEIAAGKCRRPAVKQFHDSKIKFPLPHQVLRRQHKPRFTTKRPNTFF; the protein is encoded by the coding sequence GAAGGCGTCGAGCACGCTTCGGGAGTACAAGGTGGTGGGGCGCTGCTTGCCAACCCCAAAATGCCACACACCGCCACTGTACCGTATGCGGATCTTTGCACCCAACCATGTGGTGGCCAAGTTCCGCTTCTGGTACTTTGTGTCACagctgaagaagatgaagaagtcaTCTGGGGAGATTGTGTACTGCGGGCAGGTGTTTGAGAAGTCACCCCTGCATGTGAAGAACTTCGGCATCTGGCTGCGCTACGACTCGCGCAGTGGCACTCACAACATGAACCGAGAATACCGTGACCTGACCACTGCTGGCGCGGTCACACAGTGCTACCGAGACATGGGTGCCCGGCACCGTGCCCGCGCACACTCCATCCAGATCATGAAGGTGGAGGAGATTGCAGCTGGCAAGTGCCGCCGGCCAGCTGTCAAGCAGTTCCACGACTCCAAGATCAAGTTCCCGTTGCCCCACCAGGTGTTGCGGCGCCAGCACAAGCCACGCTTCACCACCAAGAGGCCCAACACGTTCTTCTAG
- the LOC127678776 gene encoding LOW QUALITY PROTEIN: 60S ribosomal protein L36-like (The sequence of the model RefSeq protein was modified relative to this genomic sequence to represent the inferred CDS: inserted 1 base in 1 codon; substituted 1 base at 1 genomic stop codon) gives NLQTVKKNKKIKNKKEKKKITSCRGHHQKAAVVALHYPMAMGLNKGHKVHKPRHSRRCSNXTKHTKFVXGMIQCTMELFEVSKDTRTLRFIRKRVGTHIRDKRKWEELSNALAAMRKAVTKKD, from the exons AACCTCCAGActgtcaaaaaaaataaaaaaataaaaaataaaaaagaaaaaaagaaaatcacttccTGTCGTGGCCACCATCAGAAAGCAGCAGTCGTGGCCCTGCACTACCCCATGGCTATGGGCCTCAACAAGGGCCACAAAGTCCACAAGCCAAGACACAGCCGGCGCTGCAGCA ACACCAAGCACACCAAGTTTGTATAGGGCATGATCCAGTGCACCATGGAGTTGTTTGAAGTGTCCAAGGACACGCGCACACTCAGGTTCATCAGGAAGAGGGTGGGCACGCACATCCGGGacaagagaaagtgggaggagctgagcaaTGCGCTGGCAGCCATGAGGAAGGCGGTGACCAAGAAGGATTGA